One genomic region from Salvelinus sp. IW2-2015 linkage group LG12, ASM291031v2, whole genome shotgun sequence encodes:
- the sumo1 gene encoding small ubiquitin-related modifier 1 has translation MSDTETKPSSGDGGEKKDGEYIKLKVIGQDNSEIHFKVKMTTHLKKLKESYSQRQGVPMNTLRFLFEGQRISDNQTPKELGMEDEDVIEVYQEQTGGL, from the exons ATGTCAGACACG GAGACAAAACCCTCAAGTGGAGATGGAGGTGAGAAGAAGGATGGAGAGTACATTAAACTGAAGGTGATCGGTCAG GACAACAGCGAAATTCACTTCAAAGTGAAGATGACAACACATCTAAAGAAGCTAAAGGAATCTTACAGTCAAAGACAG GGTGTACCAATGAACACCCTAAGGTTTCTTTTTGAAGGACAGAGAATCTCAGACAACCAAACCCCCAAAGAG CTTGGAATGGAAGATGAAGATGTCATTGAAGTGTATCAGGAACAGACCGGTGGACTTTAG
- the LOC111970924 gene encoding frizzled-7-A codes for MAVRRTCEWIWITGCALVIVCLMLEPCTGQYHGEKGISIPEHGFCQQISIPLCTDIAYNQTIMPNLLGHTSQEDAGLEVHQFYPLVKVQCSMDLKFFLCSMYAPVCTVLEQAIPPXRSLCERARQGCEALMNKFGFQWPERLRCENFPVHGAGEICVGQNTSDTEIXTSDPTPNLPELMTXXPNIGRPAAQPFSCPLQLQVPTYLNYKFLGVKECGAPCESTKPNGLMYFREEELKFGKLWVGIWSILCCVSTLFTVLTYLVDMRRFRYPERPIIFLSGCYFMVAVAYTAGFFLEDKVVCIDNFKEDGYKTVAQGTKKEGCTILFMILYFFGMASSIWWVILSLTWFLSAGMKWGHEAIEANSQYFHLAAWAVPAVKTITILAMGQVDGDLLTGVCYVGIYSVDSLRGFVLAPLFVYLFIGTSFLLAGFVSLFRIRTIMKHDGTKTEKLEKLMVRIGVFSVLYTVPATIVIACYFYEQAFRDQWEKTWHMHTCKRFAVPCPANNFAPMTPDFTVFMIKYLMTMIVGITSGFWIWSGKTLQSWCRFYKRLSKRNQGETTV; via the coding sequence ATGGCGGTAAGGAGAACCTGTGAGTGGATTTGGATAACGGGGTGCGCGCTGGTGATTGTTTGCCTAATGCTGGAGCCGTGTACCGGTCAGTATCATGGCGAGAAAGGAATTTCTATACCAGAACACGGTTTTTGTCAGCAAATTTCCATCCCTCTCTGCACGGACATTGCCTATAATCAAACCATCATGCCGAATCTTTTGGGACACACAAGCCAAGAGGATGCGGGGCTGGAGGTCCATCAGTTTTACCCGCTCGTGAAGGTCCAGTGTTCCATGGACCTTAAGTTTTTCTTGTGTTCCATGTACGCACCGGTGTGCACAGTTCTAGAACAGGCCATCCCCCCATGRCGATCACTGTGCGAGCGCGCACGCCAGGGCTGCGAGGCGCTRATGAACAAGTTCGGGTTTCAATGGCCAGAGAGACTCCGCTGCGAGAACTTCCCCGTCCACGGCGCTGGGGAGATCTGTGTGGGTCAAAACACTTCAGACACGGARATCSCTACCTCGGACCCCACTCCCAACCTGCCWGAGCTCATGACCRTACKCCCAAACATCGGTCGCCCTGCTGCCCAGCCCTTCTCCTGTCCCCTACAACTTCAGGTCCCAACCTACCTCAACTACAAATTCCTGGGGGTGAAAGARTGTGGTGCCCCATGCGAGTCCACCAAGCCCAACGGACTAATGTATTTCCGCGAGGAGGAACTGAAATTCGGCAAACTCTGGGTGGGTATCTGGTCTATCTTGTGTTGTGTGAGTACACTGTTCACTGTGCTCACATACTTGGTAGACATGAGGAGGTTTCGCTACCCGGAGAGGCCCATCATCTTCCTCTCAGGCTGCTACTTCATGGTGGCGGTGGCCTATACAGCAGGCTTCTTCCTGGAGGATAAAGTGGTCTGCATAGACAAYTTTAAAGAGGACGGTTACAAGACAGTGGCCCAGGGCACCAAGAAAGAGGGCTGCACCATCCTGTTCATGATCCTCTACTTTTTTGGCATGGCTAGCTCCATATGGTGGGTCATCCTGTCCCTCACCTGGTTCCTGTCTGCTGGTATGAAGTGGGGTCACGAGGCCATTGAAGCCAACTCTCAATACTTCCACCTAGCGGCTTGGGCGGTACCGGCTGTCAAAACCATCACTATCCTGGCCATGGGGCAAGTGGATGGGGACCTTCTCACAGGGGTGTGCTACGTTGGCATCTACAGCGTGGATTCGTTACGAGGGTTCGTCCTGGCCCCTCTGTTCGTCTACCTCTTCATCGGAACCTCGTTCCTCCTGGCCGGGTTCGTGTCTCTGTTCCGCATCAGAACCATCATGAAGCACGACGGCACCAAGACGGAGAAACTAGAGAAGCTGATGGTGAGAATCGGCGTGTTCAGCGTCCTGTACACCGTCCCCGCCACCATCGTCATCGCCTGTTACTTCTACGAGCAGGCCTTCCGCGACCAATGGGAGAAGACCTGGCACATGCAYACGTGTAAGCGCTTCGCGGTGCCGTGCCCGGCCAACAACTTTGCCCCGATGACCCCGGACTTCACGGTGTTCATGATCAAGTACCTGATGACTATGATAGTGGGCATCACGTCCGGGTTCTGGATCTGGTCGGGGAAAACATTGCAGAGTTGGTGCAGGTTTTACAAACGGCTCAGTAAGCGCAACCAAGGAGAGACGACCGTATGA